DNA from Deltaproteobacteria bacterium:
TACTCTGGCCGACAACAAAAATATTTCCGGATGAATCGAGGGCCATGCCATTTCCCACATCGTCTCCGCTCGCCTTCGTCATAAAGACACCGTTGGTTCCAAAAGAGGCATCCGGGTTTCCATCCGGATTATAACGCCAGATGGCCATGTCATCATCGCCGGTGGAGCTGTTTTCCCGTTTTCCCGCGATGAGGATCCGGCCCGATGAATCGAAGGCCACGGCATGGCCCACCCCCTCGTTGGCAGAATCAGAAGCGGAGGCGGTGAGTTTCCCGTTGGCATCGAAGAGCCAGAGGGCCATGGTATTATTTTGCTCGCCGGCGACGACAATATTATTTGAGGAATCAACGATAACGGCATGGCCTTTCTGATCGCCATTCGAAGCCGAATAGGCCCAGTAAAATCCGTCGTCGCTGAAGGTGGCATCGAGGGTCCCGTCGGCATTAAACCGCCAGACAACCAGCATGGGGCTGAATCCCGCCGCCCAGGTGGAATATCCGGCCGCAACAATCCTCCCTTGCGAATCCACAGCGGCGCCTTGAATGAAATCGTCACCAGCCGCCGTCCAGCGATTTTTATCGGCAAAATCGGCCGTTGTTGTCAAAACACCATCGGTGCCAAACGAGGTATCGGGTGTTCCATCGGCATTAAAGCCCCATATCGCCATATCAGAATAGCCGGTGGAGGCCTTCTGGTAGCCGGCCAGATAGATTTTTCCGGTCGCCGTGTTCTGCGCCACCGCTTGGCCATATTCCTGATAACTCTCGCGGTAGCCCTCGGTGGAGGCGACCCCTTCGGCATCGAAATTTGTGTCCAGCTTCCCCTCGCCGGTTATCTTAAGAAGGGTGCTGTCCCCCTTTGAGCCGCAATTAAGCCCGGTCCCTCCC
Protein-coding regions in this window:
- a CDS encoding SBBP repeat-containing protein — its product is DAGFGDGDGFVTYNSNITDWAYAVAVDPSDRIVVGGGLSMSASDMDLFVMRLKNNGVLDATFSSDGLITHSATAGCNGIEKAYTVIANGGEIFAGGTGLNCGSKGDSTLLKITGEGKLDTNFDAEGVASTEGYRESYQEYGQAVAQNTATGKIYLAGYQKASTGYSDMAIWGFNADGTPDTSFGTDGVLTTTADFADKNRWTAAGDDFIQGAAVDSQGRIVAAGYSTWAAGFSPMLVVWRFNADGTLDATFSDDGFYWAYSASNGDQKGHAVIVDSSNNIVVAGEQNNTMALWLFDANGKLTASASDSANEGVGHAVAFDSSGRILIAGKRENSSTGDDDMAIWRYNPDGNPDASFGTNGVFMTKASGDDVGNGMALDSSGNIFVVGQSTDASGNTRATVWLYDVTKGRLDTNFDGDGVWVDTGGAGDKSEAYSAAYDGDGFLVTGAGNVTETTQDFALWYFASTGIDKTFGNAGLILKSGSTGGKMDAGYSVMFDLASKKILVGGSSQDADNSSRGAVWRLY